A single window of Mycolicibacterium madagascariense DNA harbors:
- a CDS encoding M20/M25/M40 family metallo-hydrolase, producing MRRGSRTLLAALVAVACATEGAACTRETARPQDRPAAAAPDFAAALRDGVGADAMLAHLDRLQRIADANGGNRALGTPGFAASADYVAGVLRDKGFDVQATEFEVRVPFANEPVVTVGGQRVRASPINYTVGTGAAGLSGRLVPARGGPRPGCASADYDGLDVTGAVVLVDRGACPFGDKQTVAAERGAVALIVANDVDGELRGATLGEDTDVTIPAVGITKADGARLRANPAAATVTLDAGVRVEETHNLVAQTKTGSPRNVVMVGAHLDSVPAGPGIDDNGSGVAAVLETAVQLGSSPQVQNAVRFAFWAAEEEGVIGSTRYVQGLGVEALKDIALYLNVDMIASPNPGYFTYDGDQSAPPSPVPPRVPEGSAGLERTLAQYLAAAGKPPRDTSFDGRSDYDAFTKAGIPSGGLFSGAEDEMSADEAALWGGTAGAPFDPNYHAKSDRYDQLDRTSLEIHGKGLAYAIGLYAQDQGGRNGVPVRDDRTRHVVTAS from the coding sequence ATGCGGCGAGGATCACGGACGTTACTGGCGGCGCTCGTGGCGGTCGCGTGCGCGACGGAGGGTGCCGCGTGCACCCGCGAGACCGCCCGGCCGCAGGATCGGCCGGCGGCTGCGGCGCCAGACTTTGCGGCCGCGCTGCGGGACGGGGTCGGCGCCGACGCGATGCTCGCGCACCTCGACAGGCTGCAGCGCATCGCCGACGCCAACGGCGGCAACCGAGCGCTGGGCACCCCCGGCTTCGCCGCCAGTGCCGACTACGTCGCAGGAGTGTTGCGCGACAAGGGTTTCGACGTGCAAGCGACCGAGTTCGAGGTACGGGTGCCGTTCGCGAACGAGCCCGTGGTGACGGTCGGCGGGCAGCGCGTGCGCGCCTCGCCGATCAATTACACGGTCGGGACCGGCGCGGCGGGGCTCAGTGGCCGGCTGGTGCCCGCCAGAGGCGGTCCACGACCCGGGTGTGCGAGCGCCGACTACGACGGTCTCGACGTCACGGGCGCGGTCGTCCTCGTCGACAGGGGCGCCTGCCCGTTCGGGGACAAGCAGACCGTGGCCGCCGAACGGGGCGCGGTCGCCCTCATCGTCGCCAACGACGTCGACGGCGAACTGCGCGGCGCCACACTCGGTGAGGACACCGACGTGACGATCCCCGCGGTCGGCATCACCAAGGCCGACGGCGCTCGACTGCGGGCGAACCCCGCCGCCGCGACGGTCACCCTCGACGCGGGTGTCCGGGTCGAGGAGACCCACAACCTCGTCGCCCAGACGAAGACCGGCTCCCCCCGGAACGTCGTGATGGTGGGCGCCCACCTGGACAGCGTGCCCGCCGGGCCGGGCATCGACGACAACGGTTCCGGTGTCGCCGCCGTGCTGGAAACCGCTGTGCAGCTGGGTAGTTCGCCCCAGGTGCAGAACGCCGTGCGGTTCGCGTTCTGGGCGGCCGAGGAGGAGGGCGTCATCGGATCGACGAGATACGTGCAGGGACTCGGGGTGGAGGCGCTCAAGGACATCGCGCTGTACCTCAACGTCGACATGATCGCCTCGCCGAACCCCGGATACTTCACCTACGACGGGGATCAGTCCGCACCGCCGAGCCCCGTTCCGCCGCGTGTCCCGGAGGGCTCGGCGGGTCTGGAGCGGACGCTGGCGCAGTACCTCGCCGCGGCGGGAAAACCGCCCCGCGACACCAGCTTCGACGGCCGATCGGACTACGACGCCTTCACGAAGGCCGGCATCCCGTCCGGCGGACTGTTCTCCGGTGCCGAGGACGAGATGAGCGCCGACGAGGCGGCCCTCTGGGGAGGTACGGCCGGCGCGCCGTTCGATCCGAACTACCACGCAAAGTCCGACCGCTACGACCAGCTCGACCGCACGTCGCTCGAGATCCACGGCAAGGGCTTGGCCTATGCGATCGGGCTCTACGCGCAGGATCAGGGTGGCCGCAACGGGGTGCCGGTCCGCGACGACCGCACCCGGCACGTGGTGACCGCGTCATGA
- a CDS encoding M28 family peptidase: MRAVVLAACLVVLAGCSSPQQQPPPQPPAAADPAHDLAAKVTVDGIFGHLRKLADIASAHGNSRADGTPGGDATVDYVAGVLRDKGFDVQTPEFDRVVQSSPGRPTLTAAGRSFGVAQASLLVTTAPGGLSAITVRPPRPAGCSAGDWGTTQVRGAIAVVDDTGCSVVDKQNVAVARGAVGLLVVSDPGPDDSPAGLFPPGYYEQLRTPAAVIDDAADAQLRRTSAPVRLVLDGKSAVVTSRNVVAQTKSGDPHHVVVAGAHLDSAAGSPGLNDDGSGLAAVLETAVQLGSSPQVTNAVRFAFWGAQQAGLRGSTTYVAGLGRAGIDDIALYLDVDVIGSTNAGYFTLDGDQSGQPNPDIPAARVPVGSAGVERTLAGYLNLAGVRPADMPLGLASDYSAFLRAGVPIGGITTGSSGRKTALQARLWGGRAGVPFDPNYLGPGDTIANVDRATLAVTGPAVAFAVGTYARSTHGPNGVPPRG, translated from the coding sequence ATGAGAGCGGTCGTCCTCGCAGCCTGTCTCGTCGTGCTGGCCGGGTGCTCGTCGCCGCAGCAGCAGCCCCCGCCGCAGCCGCCGGCCGCCGCGGACCCCGCCCACGACCTGGCCGCGAAGGTCACCGTCGACGGCATCTTCGGACACCTGCGGAAACTCGCCGACATCGCCTCGGCGCACGGGAACAGCAGGGCCGACGGCACCCCGGGTGGCGACGCGACCGTCGACTACGTCGCAGGAGTGTTGCGGGACAAGGGTTTCGACGTGCAGACCCCGGAGTTCGACCGGGTGGTCCAGTCGTCGCCGGGCCGGCCCACGCTGACCGCGGCGGGGCGCAGCTTCGGCGTGGCTCAGGCCTCGCTGCTGGTGACCACCGCGCCCGGCGGCCTCAGCGCGATCACCGTGCGGCCGCCGCGGCCTGCCGGGTGCAGCGCGGGCGACTGGGGCACGACGCAGGTGCGCGGCGCCATCGCCGTCGTCGACGACACGGGGTGCTCGGTCGTCGACAAGCAGAACGTCGCCGTCGCGCGGGGAGCCGTCGGCCTGCTCGTCGTGTCCGACCCGGGACCCGACGACAGCCCGGCAGGTCTCTTCCCGCCCGGCTACTACGAGCAGTTGCGGACGCCTGCGGCGGTCATCGACGATGCCGCCGATGCGCAGCTGCGGCGCACGTCGGCACCCGTCCGGCTGGTGCTCGACGGCAAGAGTGCGGTGGTCACGTCGCGAAACGTGGTGGCACAGACCAAGTCCGGCGATCCGCACCACGTCGTCGTCGCGGGCGCCCACCTCGACTCGGCCGCAGGCAGCCCCGGTCTGAACGACGACGGGTCCGGTCTGGCCGCAGTGCTGGAAACCGCTGTGCAGCTGGGCAGTTCACCGCAGGTCACCAATGCGGTGCGGTTCGCGTTCTGGGGCGCCCAGCAGGCCGGTCTGCGGGGCTCCACCACCTACGTCGCGGGCCTCGGACGCGCCGGGATCGACGACATCGCCCTCTACCTCGACGTCGACGTCATCGGCTCGACCAACGCCGGCTACTTCACCCTCGACGGTGACCAGTCCGGCCAACCCAATCCCGACATCCCCGCAGCACGCGTGCCCGTCGGGTCGGCCGGCGTCGAACGCACCTTGGCCGGCTACCTCAACCTGGCCGGCGTGCGGCCTGCGGACATGCCGCTGGGCCTGGCGAGCGACTACAGCGCGTTCCTTCGGGCCGGGGTGCCGATCGGCGGCATCACCACCGGGTCGTCGGGTCGCAAGACCGCGTTGCAGGCGCGACTCTGGGGCGGCCGCGCCGGAGTGCCGTTCGACCCGAACTACCTGGGGCCCGGGGACACGATCGCGAACGTCGACCGCGCGACGCTGGCCGTCACCGGGCCCGCGGTGGCCTTCGCCGTCGGGACCTACGCCCGATCCACGCACGGGCCCAACGGAGTTCCGCCGCGGGGTTGA
- a CDS encoding uracil-xanthine permease family protein yields MIPLTWKPVPSDATVVAPDERLSWPRTIGIGAQHVVAMFGATFLVPVLTGFPPATTLLFSGIGTLLFLVVTGNRLPSYLGSSFSVIAPVTAAVAAKGTGSALGGLVAVGVLLIIIGAVVHVVGTGWLDATLPPVVTGAIVALIGFNLAPAAKANFEKGPVVGLVTLVLLVAILAFFRGIVGRLAIFLAVVIGYLLALALGDVDTSAIAAAPWIGLPRFQAPSFSPSVLPLFLPAVIALIAENIGHVKSVGQMTNRDTDPVMGRAIAADGIATTLAGLGGGSATTTYAENIGVMAATRVYSTAAYWIAALVAIVLAMCPKVGAAISAIPPGVLGGATVVLYGLVGILGVRIWLTNRVDFSLPINQMTAAIPLIVGIADFTWHAGSLIFTGIALGSIAALVIYHGMRLLGLRQAKDTSPTD; encoded by the coding sequence GTGATTCCGCTGACCTGGAAGCCCGTCCCGTCCGACGCCACCGTGGTGGCCCCCGACGAGCGGCTGAGCTGGCCGCGCACCATCGGCATCGGCGCGCAGCACGTGGTGGCGATGTTCGGCGCGACGTTCCTGGTGCCCGTGCTGACGGGCTTTCCGCCGGCCACGACGCTGCTGTTCTCCGGGATCGGAACGCTGCTCTTCCTCGTCGTCACCGGCAATCGGCTGCCCAGCTACCTGGGTTCGAGCTTCTCGGTGATCGCCCCGGTCACCGCCGCCGTGGCAGCCAAGGGCACGGGCAGCGCCCTCGGCGGCCTGGTCGCGGTCGGCGTACTCCTGATCATCATCGGGGCCGTCGTGCACGTCGTCGGGACCGGCTGGCTCGACGCGACGCTGCCGCCGGTCGTGACGGGTGCCATCGTGGCGCTCATCGGCTTCAACCTCGCGCCCGCCGCGAAGGCGAACTTCGAGAAGGGCCCCGTGGTCGGACTCGTCACGCTGGTGCTGCTCGTCGCAATCCTGGCGTTCTTCCGCGGCATCGTCGGCAGGCTCGCGATCTTCCTGGCCGTCGTCATCGGCTATCTCCTGGCGCTCGCCCTCGGCGACGTCGACACCTCGGCGATCGCGGCGGCGCCCTGGATCGGCCTGCCCCGATTCCAGGCGCCGTCGTTCAGCCCGTCGGTCCTGCCGCTGTTCCTGCCCGCGGTCATCGCGCTCATCGCCGAGAACATCGGGCACGTGAAGTCGGTGGGGCAGATGACGAACCGCGACACCGATCCCGTGATGGGCCGGGCCATCGCCGCGGACGGCATCGCCACCACCCTGGCGGGTCTCGGCGGCGGCTCGGCCACCACGACCTACGCGGAGAACATCGGCGTGATGGCCGCGACGCGCGTGTACTCGACGGCGGCCTACTGGATCGCCGCGCTCGTCGCGATCGTCCTGGCCATGTGCCCCAAGGTCGGCGCGGCGATCTCCGCCATACCGCCCGGCGTGCTCGGCGGCGCCACCGTCGTGCTCTACGGACTCGTCGGCATCCTCGGGGTCCGCATCTGGCTGACCAATCGCGTCGACTTCAGCCTGCCCATCAACCAGATGACGGCCGCCATCCCGCTGATCGTCGGCATCGCCGACTTCACCTGGCACGCCGGATCATTGATCTTCACCGGCATCGCGCTCGGCTCGATCGCCGCCCTGGTCATCTACCACGGCATGCGCCTGCTGGGCCTGCGTCAGGCGAAGGACACCAGCCCCACCGACTAG
- a CDS encoding type II toxin-antitoxin system Phd/YefM family antitoxin: MEEIGVRELRQHASRYLRRVAAGETIEVTDRGRPVARLVPITGDPWQDLIDAGEVQPGSGREAMSGITPRDYGFSASRALDDLRDGER; encoded by the coding sequence ATGGAGGAGATTGGTGTCAGGGAGTTGCGTCAGCACGCCAGCCGGTACCTCCGACGGGTCGCGGCCGGGGAGACGATCGAAGTGACCGACCGAGGCCGCCCGGTTGCCCGCCTGGTGCCCATCACCGGCGACCCGTGGCAAGACCTGATCGACGCCGGCGAGGTGCAGCCGGGCTCCGGACGCGAGGCCATGTCCGGCATCACGCCGCGCGACTACGGTTTCAGCGCCTCCCGCGCCCTCGACGACCTCCGCGACGGTGAGCGCTGA